Genomic window (Moraxella haemolytica):
AAGCTAAAAAAGCGACCGCCACAGACGGCGGTAACAGCACTCTACACGCCGCAAAGCGTGCCAAAAACGATGATTTTATACCTGCCTTGCCGACATAGAAAACGAACTACGCCATTATAAAGACCATTTTAAGGACAAAATCGTCTATTGTAATTGCGATGACCCCTACGAGAGCAATTTTTTGCAGTATTTTTTGTTAAATTTTAAACGCTTGGGGCTAAAAAAA
Coding sequences:
- a CDS encoding adenine-specific methyltransferase EcoRI family protein, encoding MENELRHYKDHFKDKIVYCNCDDPYESNFLQYFLLNFKRLGLKKLITTGYATSPIAGTQLSLFEDSYPLIVKPTK